In Metopolophium dirhodum isolate CAU chromosome 7, ASM1992520v1, whole genome shotgun sequence, one genomic interval encodes:
- the LOC132949509 gene encoding zinc finger protein OZF-like isoform X2: MSAVANPSTSSKIMDEDSDGSMSYEEKLLAKENIELISGKDIKEESLDKNVIFRNIFKCLRCELTFENEHQLHNCVALPLNINKQKKLKRVFKCSLCDKHYLFPSLAMLHLKRHQKYSERKIENTCDLCIAKFESAKELKDHFEVKHNIFQFQCNICDKLFKQARNLQYHMMSHSGDKPFQCELCGHKFTRADHLVRHRRDNCDQMEFECDVCGKIYNTKRGIRTHLKVHYDSPKPGAIWALYTESGQKYYECTLCSKTFTQFSRFKEHIRTHTGDKPFECQICNKKFTCHYKLKMHGDVHINDKPFKCNYCELSFKNRRYLNKHMHKHYGIKKYHCRICNKEFQWYNSLKYHMASHSSDKPYVCIECNKSYSHLSTLVAHKRTHGGEKNYECHICNKRFGHSNTLKNHITTHSEDKPFKCHLCPAQVSTCASLKIHLNTHGGDYQCSVCGSTFFQLSNLRYHESKVHGKTNFYDCEVCEEKFTSKSQMNEHLRHDHHIQFTKTVTVYDVDFIQEKR, encoded by the exons ATGTCGGCTGTCGCTAATCCGTCCACGTCATCGAA GATAATGGACGAAGACAGTGATGGATCTATGTCTTATGAAGAAAAGTTATTAGCCAAGGAAAATATAGAACTGATATCAGGAAAAGATATCAAAGAGGAATCTttggataaaaatgtaatattccgtaacatttttaaatgtctacGCTGTGAACTAACTTTTGAGAATGAACACcaattacataattgtgtagCATTGCCTcttaacataaataaacaaaagaaattAAAGCGAGTGTTCAAATGTTCACTATGTGATAAACATTATCTCTTTCCATCGTTAGCCATGCTCCATTTGAAACGTCATCAAAAATATTCGGAAAGGAAAATAGAGAACACATGTGATCTTTGCATTGCCAAATTTGAATCTGCAAAAGAATTAAAAGATCACTTTGAGgtgaaacacaatatttttcaatttcaatgtaatatttgtgataaattattcaaacaagCCAGGAATTTACAATATCATATGATGAGTCACTCAGGAGACAAACCATTTCAATGCGAGTTGTGTGGACACAAATTTACTAGAGCCGATCATTTGGTCAGACATCGAAGAGATAATTGTGATCAAATGGAATTTGAATGTGACGTATGTGGAAAAATTTACAATACTAAAAGAG gtATAAGAACGCATTTGAAAGTACACTATGACAGTCCAAAACCTGGTGCCATATGGGCATTATATACAGAATctggacaaaaatattatgagtgCACGTTATGTAGTAAGACGTTTACTCAATTTTCTAGATTCAAGGAACACATACGAACTCATACTGGTGATAAACCTTTTGAATgtcaaatttgtaataaaaagtttacttgccattataaacttaaaatgcaTGGTGATGtacatataaatgataaaccattCAAATGCAATTATTGTGAGCTCAGTTTCAAAAATCGAAGGTACCTTAATAAGCACATGCACAAACATTATGGAATCAAAAAATATCACTGTAGAATTTGCAATAAAGAGTTTCAATGGTACAATAGTCTGAAATATCATATGGCCTCACACTCTAGTGACAAACCATATGTATGTATTGAATGCAACAAGTCTTATTCACATCTTAGTACCTTAGTAGCTCACAAGCGGACTCATGGcggtgaaaaaaattatgaatgtcATATTTGCAATAAAAGATTTGGTCATTCTAACACGTTAAAAAATCACATTACCACTCATAGTGAAGATAAGCCATTCAAGTGTCATCTGTGTCCAGCTCAG GTTTCTACATGTGCATCGCTGAAAATTCACTTGAATACGCATGGTGGAGATTATCAATGTAGTGTTTGCGGCAGTACTTTTTTCCAATTATCTAATCTGAGGTATCATGAAAGTAAGGTTCATGGCAAAACAAATTTCTATGACTGTGAAGTTTGTGAAGAAAAATTCACTTCAAAATCGCAAATGAACGAACATTTAAGACATGATCATCACATTCAGTTCACAAAAACTGTCACTGTATATGATGTTGACTTTATACAAG AGAAAAGGTGA
- the LOC132949509 gene encoding zinc finger protein OZF-like isoform X1 produces MSAVANPSTSSKIMDEDSDGSMSYEEKLLAKENIELISGKDIKEESLDKNVIFRNIFKCLRCELTFENEHQLHNCVALPLNINKQKKLKRVFKCSLCDKHYLFPSLAMLHLKRHQKYSERKIENTCDLCIAKFESAKELKDHFEVKHNIFQFQCNICDKLFKQARNLQYHMMSHSGDKPFQCELCGHKFTRADHLVRHRRDNCDQMEFECDVCGKIYNTKRGIRTHLKVHYDSPKPGAIWALYTESGQKYYECTLCSKTFTQFSRFKEHIRTHTGDKPFECQICNKKFTCHYKLKMHGDVHINDKPFKCNYCELSFKNRRYLNKHMHKHYGIKKYHCRICNKEFQWYNSLKYHMASHSSDKPYVCIECNKSYSHLSTLVAHKRTHGGEKNYECHICNKRFGHSNTLKNHITTHSEDKPFKCHLCPAQVSTCASLKIHLNTHGGDYQCSVCGSTFFQLSNLRYHESKVHGKTNFYDCEVCEEKFTSKSQMNEHLRHDHHIQFTKTVTVYDVDFIQGLYKD; encoded by the exons ATGTCGGCTGTCGCTAATCCGTCCACGTCATCGAA GATAATGGACGAAGACAGTGATGGATCTATGTCTTATGAAGAAAAGTTATTAGCCAAGGAAAATATAGAACTGATATCAGGAAAAGATATCAAAGAGGAATCTttggataaaaatgtaatattccgtaacatttttaaatgtctacGCTGTGAACTAACTTTTGAGAATGAACACcaattacataattgtgtagCATTGCCTcttaacataaataaacaaaagaaattAAAGCGAGTGTTCAAATGTTCACTATGTGATAAACATTATCTCTTTCCATCGTTAGCCATGCTCCATTTGAAACGTCATCAAAAATATTCGGAAAGGAAAATAGAGAACACATGTGATCTTTGCATTGCCAAATTTGAATCTGCAAAAGAATTAAAAGATCACTTTGAGgtgaaacacaatatttttcaatttcaatgtaatatttgtgataaattattcaaacaagCCAGGAATTTACAATATCATATGATGAGTCACTCAGGAGACAAACCATTTCAATGCGAGTTGTGTGGACACAAATTTACTAGAGCCGATCATTTGGTCAGACATCGAAGAGATAATTGTGATCAAATGGAATTTGAATGTGACGTATGTGGAAAAATTTACAATACTAAAAGAG gtATAAGAACGCATTTGAAAGTACACTATGACAGTCCAAAACCTGGTGCCATATGGGCATTATATACAGAATctggacaaaaatattatgagtgCACGTTATGTAGTAAGACGTTTACTCAATTTTCTAGATTCAAGGAACACATACGAACTCATACTGGTGATAAACCTTTTGAATgtcaaatttgtaataaaaagtttacttgccattataaacttaaaatgcaTGGTGATGtacatataaatgataaaccattCAAATGCAATTATTGTGAGCTCAGTTTCAAAAATCGAAGGTACCTTAATAAGCACATGCACAAACATTATGGAATCAAAAAATATCACTGTAGAATTTGCAATAAAGAGTTTCAATGGTACAATAGTCTGAAATATCATATGGCCTCACACTCTAGTGACAAACCATATGTATGTATTGAATGCAACAAGTCTTATTCACATCTTAGTACCTTAGTAGCTCACAAGCGGACTCATGGcggtgaaaaaaattatgaatgtcATATTTGCAATAAAAGATTTGGTCATTCTAACACGTTAAAAAATCACATTACCACTCATAGTGAAGATAAGCCATTCAAGTGTCATCTGTGTCCAGCTCAG GTTTCTACATGTGCATCGCTGAAAATTCACTTGAATACGCATGGTGGAGATTATCAATGTAGTGTTTGCGGCAGTACTTTTTTCCAATTATCTAATCTGAGGTATCATGAAAGTAAGGTTCATGGCAAAACAAATTTCTATGACTGTGAAGTTTGTGAAGAAAAATTCACTTCAAAATCGCAAATGAACGAACATTTAAGACATGATCATCACATTCAGTTCACAAAAACTGTCACTGTATATGATGTTGACTTTATACAAGGTCTCTATAAagattga
- the LOC132949305 gene encoding mpv17-like protein, producing the protein MSRIIRVVKETFRKYPMIANSTVYGTMCVGAEFSQQILTKRILNKTEPQEPIDTDVLGRYAIVGTLISPNILYFWYKWLDKAFVGTAPKIIVKKLLIDQFIMTPPFYVVFFVSMSLLEGKKDLFEECKQKFIPTFKTSCVFWLPAQAINFMLVPPAARVIYVGMCSFVWINMLCWIKRNDYNAIKEE; encoded by the exons atgtcGAGAATAATAAGAGTAGTGAAGGAAACTTTTAGAAAATACCCAATGATAGCTAATTCAACTGTCTATGGTACAATGTGTGTCGGAGCTGAATTTTCACAACAAATATTGACCAAACGGATATTG AATAAAACCGAACCACAAGAGCCGATTGACACAGATGTATTAGGACGATATGCCATAGTCGGCACTTTAATTAGTcctaacattttatacttttg gtataaaTGGCTGGACAAAGCATTTGTGGGTACTGCgccaaaaattattgttaaaaaattattaatcgacCAATTTATAATGACTCCACCATTTTACGTAGTATTTTTCGTTA gTATGAGTCTCTTAGAGGGGAAAAAAGATCTATTTGAAGAATGCAAACAGAAATTCATTCCTACATTCAAAACCAGTTGTGTGTTTTGGTTGCCAGCACAAGCCATTAATTTCATGTTGGTGCCACCGGCTGCTCGTGTAATTTATGTTGGAATGTGTTCATTTGTATGGATAAATATGTTATGCTGGATCAAAAGAAATGATTACAATGCGATTAAAgaagaataa
- the LOC132949304 gene encoding uncharacterized protein LOC132949304, whose translation MYELLNDILQCIEFVSRSILPNLAEIVETWGRCSQLYAGVVDKINVAWRAPLDTYFLEEFPDIRIKVVKKLEWLGNDQLSILRLLIGRMFNINECLKIKLDRINIRLEQISFEEHNELKHSVREHVMWIEDCWTCLHCLYMQLDFAMMSLIVLDEESASNLVKAIQQDEKDKSTIGKSQIYMQSCSSLIKFLSNKTKIKQLCI comes from the exons ATGTACGAACTTCTAAACGATATTTTGCAATGCATCGAATTCGTGTCCAGAAGCATATTGCCTAACCTTGCAGAAATAGTAGAAACGTGGGGCCGATGCTCGCAGTTGTACGCTGGTGTTGTGGACAAAATTAACGTGGCTTGGAG GGCTCCTttggatacatattttttagaagAATTCCCTGATATTAGAATTAAAgtggtaaaaaaacttgaatggCTTGGAAATGACCAACTTTCTATCTTACGTTTACTCAT tGGACGCATGTTTAACATAAATGAATGtctcaaaattaaattggatAGAATTAACATCAGACTTGAGCAAATATCATTTGAAGAACATAATGAGCTTAAGCATTCAGTCCGTGAACATGTCATGTGGATAGAAGACTGTTGGACATGTCTCCATTGCTT ATACATGCAACTTGATTTTGCAATGATGTCATTAATTGTATTAGATGAAGAATCAGCATCAAATCTAGTAAAAGCAATTCAACAAGATGAAAAGGATAAATCAACCATAGGAAAATCACAAATTTATATGCAAAGCTGCTCAagtttaattaagtttttatcaaataaaactaaaattaaacagCTCTGCATATAA